The proteins below come from a single Melospiza georgiana isolate bMelGeo1 chromosome 4, bMelGeo1.pri, whole genome shotgun sequence genomic window:
- the ETFBKMT gene encoding electron transfer flavoprotein beta subunit lysine methyltransferase: protein MAFRGWRWLLLLGRQNSLAKVWRSRRGGPSVCWQRCCHWSSGKALAPEVRAFLEENTEVTNSGHLTPEIRLRLLTPRCRFWREKPDLWPYGDPFWAIYWPGGQALSRYILDNPRVVKGRSVLDLGSGCGATAIAAVMSGASQVLANDIDPIAGMAMILNCELNHLDPFPITIKNIINSEAGNWDLIVLGDMFYDEQLADGLHHWLQKCIRIHQTEVLIGDPGRHQFLSHSIHSQLHKVIEYSLPESTRQENYGLTSSIVWSYQPSNSLDDS, encoded by the exons ATGGCCTTCCGTGGCTGGAGGTGGCTCCTCCTCCTGGGCAGGCAGAACAGCCTTGCCAAGgtgtggaggagcaggaggggaggccCCTCTGTGTGCTGGCAGCGCTGCTGCCACTGGAGCTCAGGCAAGGCTCTGGCCCCCGAGGTGAGAGCGTTTCTGGAGGAGAACACCGAGGTCACCAACAGCGGGCACCTCACGCCAGAGATCCGGCTGCGCCTGCTCACCCCCCGCTGCAGGTTCTGGAGAGAGAAACCTGACCTGTGGCCTTATGGGGACCCATTCTGGGCAATTTACTGGCCAGGAGGACAAGCCCTCTCCAG gtaTATTTTAGATAATCCACGTGTGGTTAAAGGGCGATCAGTTCTGGATCTTGGAAGTGGATGTGGAGCAACAGCCATAGCTGCTGTGATGAGTGGTGCATCCCAAGTCCTTGCCAATGACATTGACCCCA TTGCAGGAATGGCAATGATCTTGAACTGTGAACTGAACCACCTGGATCCCTTCCCCATCACCATTAAGAACATCATTAATTCAGAGGCTGGCAACTGGGACCTCATAGTTCTAGGAGATATGTTTTATGATGAACAACTTGCTGATGGTCTGCATCACTGGCTGCAGAAGTGCATCAGGATTCACCAGACTGAAGTGCTGATTGGTGACCCTGGCAGACATCAGTTTTTAAGCCACAGCATTCACAGCCAGCTGCACAAAGTTATAGAATATTCACTGCCTGAGTCTACAAGACAAGAAAACTATGGGCTAACATCAAGTATTGTCTGGAGTTATCAGCCCTCAAACAGCTTAGATGATTCTTGA